In the Methanomassiliicoccales archaeon genome, one interval contains:
- a CDS encoding DNA-binding protein produces the protein MKLEDGEDVHSNLIRVAEKYGVECGWVFSGIGILREFTLGYFTGREYIKKYFGQPHELLSLTGSITINTDVPIHLHCSVSNSKFEAFGGHLFSGKANVLNEVLIKKFDKIKLSRKYNPKTQYKELDIITNDCI, from the coding sequence GTGAAGCTTGAAGACGGCGAAGATGTTCATTCAAATCTGATTAGGGTGGCAGAGAAATACGGTGTAGAGTGTGGATGGGTATTCAGCGGGATAGGTATATTAAGAGAATTTACTCTTGGATACTTCACTGGAAGGGAATATATAAAAAAATACTTCGGGCAACCTCACGAATTGTTATCATTGACCGGCTCAATTACTATTAACACCGACGTCCCGATTCATTTGCATTGTTCTGTTTCAAACTCAAAATTTGAAGCTTTTGGCGGCCATTTATTCTCTGGAAAGGCCAATGTCCTTAATGAAGTATTAATCAAAAAGTTTGACAAAATAAAGCTTTCAAGAAAATACAATCCAAAGACACAATATAAAGAGCTTGACATTATTACAAACGATTGTATCTGA
- the hflX gene encoding GTPase HflX, whose translation MNEVPDGEIIHEGIRGNAIVLTISKNTKELEDLIESAGYRVYCEVIQRRNSPEASTFLGRGKLESVKALLSQLPADLVVVNGDLKPAQQFNLERELKIKCIDRVGIVLEIFANKARSKEAKLQVERARLKYEIPFIREWIHRIKIGERAGHFSGGEYEASIYYDLIRRRVKKIDDELKELRRSHLKFNKKEENNAYIVSLAGYTNAGKSSLFSALTNKDTVIDEKMFSTLRPLSARIRKTKKNVILIDTIGFLDNLPVFLIESFKNTIDDIFEADLVLLVVDISESVAEIERKINASMKILLPQVDPRNILLIGNKTDKLDDIALKDRKRLLESYKDTAGVILTSAKDRVGVTEILNFITNRFGNFESMSLELPYNEKTNGLISWLSKNVIINDIVYSNCVSISFEFSIALRSTLMRKLSEINVQI comes from the coding sequence ATGAATGAAGTTCCAGACGGAGAAATAATACATGAAGGAATAAGAGGGAACGCGATAGTGCTCACTATTAGCAAGAATACAAAAGAACTAGAAGATCTTATCGAGTCTGCCGGGTATAGAGTATATTGTGAAGTAATTCAGAGAAGGAACTCACCAGAAGCGTCTACATTCTTAGGCAGAGGTAAATTAGAATCCGTCAAAGCGCTTCTTTCACAGCTCCCTGCAGATCTTGTGGTCGTTAACGGAGATCTAAAACCAGCTCAGCAATTCAATCTGGAAAGAGAATTGAAGATAAAATGCATTGATCGTGTTGGAATTGTACTCGAAATCTTTGCCAATAAAGCTCGAAGTAAGGAAGCAAAACTTCAAGTTGAGAGAGCACGGCTCAAATACGAAATACCATTCATTCGTGAGTGGATTCATAGAATAAAAATCGGAGAACGGGCGGGTCATTTCTCAGGCGGTGAATACGAAGCATCGATTTACTACGATCTAATAAGAAGAAGAGTAAAAAAGATCGATGATGAATTAAAGGAGCTTCGCAGATCACATCTTAAATTTAACAAAAAAGAAGAAAATAATGCTTACATTGTATCTCTTGCAGGATACACTAATGCTGGAAAGTCAAGTTTGTTCTCTGCACTTACAAATAAAGATACTGTTATTGATGAGAAAATGTTCTCGACATTGCGACCTTTATCTGCGCGAATTCGTAAAACGAAAAAGAACGTCATTCTTATAGATACAATCGGGTTTCTCGACAATCTTCCCGTCTTCCTCATCGAATCTTTCAAAAACACAATTGATGATATATTTGAGGCAGATTTAGTATTGCTTGTTGTTGATATTTCAGAGAGTGTGGCTGAAATAGAAAGAAAGATTAATGCAAGTATGAAAATTCTTCTGCCCCAGGTAGATCCTAGGAACATTTTGTTGATCGGTAATAAGACAGATAAGCTGGACGACATTGCACTTAAGGATCGCAAGCGTCTTTTAGAGTCCTATAAGGATACAGCAGGTGTAATTCTCACATCTGCAAAGGATCGAGTTGGAGTGACGGAAATCCTCAACTTCATAACCAATCGCTTCGGAAATTTTGAATCGATGTCTTTGGAATTACCTTATAACGAGAAAACGAACGGCCTTATTTCATGGCTCAGCAAAAATGTGATTATAAATGACATAGTGTATTCGAATTGTGTAAGTATATCTTTTGAATTTTCCATAGCACTAAGGTCAACACTGATGCGGAAATTGTCTGAAATCAATGTTCAAATATGA
- a CDS encoding DUF3198 domain-containing protein: protein MRNKRNDGNIPDVSKPLHVQFALHISLTLFIVGLLLIGASAVSFFSGSELIPKAWCYYCVAIGIILLVIGIGWGLKFFSMAVRFRRWISTKSKSEFISNLDEIEYLAWRLPKKYEADLKNKKREFNLK from the coding sequence GTGAGAAATAAAAGGAATGATGGCAATATACCAGATGTGTCAAAACCGCTTCATGTTCAGTTTGCCCTACACATCTCACTTACACTCTTCATTGTAGGATTACTGCTAATTGGAGCCTCTGCGGTTTCATTTTTTTCAGGTTCTGAACTAATACCTAAGGCTTGGTGTTATTACTGCGTGGCAATCGGCATTATTCTCCTAGTTATTGGTATTGGATGGGGTTTGAAGTTCTTTTCAATGGCCGTTAGGTTTCGCAGGTGGATTTCGACAAAAAGCAAATCGGAGTTCATTTCGAATCTTGATGAGATTGAATATCTTGCGTGGAGACTGCCAAAGAAGTACGAAGCTGATTTGAAAAACAAGAAAAGAGAATTTAATTTGAAGTAA